In Halobacillus amylolyticus, the following proteins share a genomic window:
- a CDS encoding Cof-type HAD-IIB family hydrolase — MKMIAIDLDGTLLNSRSKISEENIAAIKKAQSKGVEVVIATGRAEFDVREVFAKTDVSTWVIGANGATIHQPDRECFSAVPIDPNDGKDILQWLEQEQFYYEVFSDSAILTPQNGRELLNIELDRIRSANPQADVSDLKLAMEKQFGQQGFFQVDSFQEILDANVPLYNVLAFSFDQEKLDLGWRQFELREDLTLVSSSLHNFELEHKNASKGIALSKLANHFGMNLRDVGAIGDSPNDLSMLEVTGHSAAMANGRNVVKEASDFITKSNDEHGVAYTISQWLD, encoded by the coding sequence ATGAAGATGATTGCGATTGACTTAGATGGAACGCTATTGAATAGTCGAAGCAAGATCAGTGAAGAAAATATTGCTGCTATTAAAAAAGCTCAATCTAAAGGTGTGGAGGTTGTCATTGCTACGGGGAGAGCCGAATTTGATGTGCGAGAGGTTTTTGCTAAAACAGACGTATCAACATGGGTGATTGGAGCAAACGGAGCTACCATTCATCAGCCAGACAGGGAATGCTTCAGCGCCGTGCCCATTGATCCTAATGATGGGAAAGACATTTTGCAATGGCTTGAGCAGGAACAATTTTATTATGAAGTATTTAGTGATTCGGCAATTTTAACGCCACAGAACGGTCGCGAGTTACTAAATATTGAACTTGATCGGATTCGCAGTGCCAATCCGCAAGCCGACGTCTCCGATTTAAAACTGGCGATGGAGAAGCAATTTGGCCAACAGGGATTCTTCCAAGTGGATTCCTTTCAAGAAATTCTAGATGCCAATGTACCACTTTACAATGTTCTAGCCTTTTCCTTTGATCAAGAAAAACTTGATTTAGGCTGGCGTCAATTCGAGTTACGTGAAGACTTAACACTGGTTAGCTCGTCTCTCCATAACTTCGAACTTGAACATAAGAACGCATCAAAGGGGATAGCTCTATCGAAATTGGCTAACCATTTTGGAATGAACTTACGGGATGTGGGAGCGATCGGGGACAGCCCGAATGACCTTTCCATGCTTGAAGTGACTGGACACAGTGCAGCTATGGCTAATGGACGTAATGTTGTGAAAGAGGCCAGCGACTTTATTACAAAGTCTAATGATGAACATGGTGTGGCGTACACCATCTCCCAATGGTTAGACTAA
- the rplI gene encoding 50S ribosomal protein L9, which yields MKVIFKADVKGKGKKGEIKNVSDGYARNYLLKNNLAVEATGGNLKAQKAKDAKQDQLAEEEEKEAGLLKQQLADIEVKLTAKSGDSGRLFGSVTSKQIAEELKKSHNIKIDKRKIELDEPIRTLGYTNVPVKLHQEVTGTIRVHIEGK from the coding sequence ATGAAAGTTATTTTCAAAGCTGATGTAAAAGGAAAAGGGAAAAAAGGGGAAATAAAAAATGTTTCGGACGGATATGCCCGTAACTATCTTTTGAAAAATAATTTAGCTGTTGAGGCGACAGGCGGCAACCTTAAAGCACAGAAGGCAAAGGATGCTAAACAGGACCAGCTGGCTGAAGAAGAAGAAAAAGAGGCTGGACTACTGAAACAGCAGTTGGCTGATATAGAAGTGAAGCTGACAGCGAAGTCTGGTGACAGTGGCCGTTTGTTTGGCTCTGTGACAAGCAAGCAAATTGCTGAAGAGCTGAAGAAATCACACAATATTAAAATTGACAAACGTAAAATCGAATTAGACGAGCCCATCCGCACGCTTGGGTATACAAATGTCCCTGTGAAGCTTCATCAAGAAGTTACAGGTACAATTCGTGTCCATATTGAAGGGAAGTAA
- a CDS encoding DHH family phosphoesterase yields the protein MPNFFKKPTMSGHLWVIYVISLLLLGFIWYYQWMLGLLMTLFLAASIFYSVRTEKNMISETEEYISTLSYRVKKVGEEALLEMPIGIILYSEDYKVEWANPYMHKFTKNNTIVGESLNNLSDDLISQIKEDNDETWVEIEDYKLHTLIKRDERLLYIFDRTNQTKIHNLYQNEQTVLSIIFLDNYEEITQGMDDTAKSQINSQVTSILNKWASDFGIYLKRTSQERFMAVMNQEILQSLERAKFEILDEVRELITNQNVPLTLSFGVGVGPVSLPELGELAQSSLDLALGRGGDQVAIKDDSGKVRFYGGKTNPMEKRTRVRARVISHAMKELVQESERVLIMGHKSPDMDAVGASIGILKIAQANDKKAAIVLDPDDIDTGVQRMIEEIQDDEELWSHFITPEDSLELVTNETLLVVVDTHKPSLVMEEKLLHKTEHVVVIDHHRRAEEFISDPTLVYMEPYASSTAELVTELLEYQPKKLKLSMLESTALLSGIIIDTKSFTLRTGSRTFDAASYLRSKGADTVLVQKFMKEDLDVYVKRSRLIEKADVYRNGVAISAGKHGESYGPVIIAQAADTLLTMTGIVASFVISERKDGRIGISARSLGDINVQVIMERMNGGGHLTNAATQLEDTNIEDAKALLQDIIDEYFEGGDQE from the coding sequence ATGCCGAACTTTTTTAAAAAACCGACTATGAGTGGACACTTGTGGGTCATCTATGTCATCTCTCTGCTGTTGCTTGGGTTCATTTGGTATTACCAGTGGATGCTCGGTTTATTGATGACACTCTTTTTGGCGGCATCGATTTTCTATAGTGTGCGCACAGAGAAGAATATGATTAGTGAAACAGAAGAATATATCTCGACGCTTTCTTACCGTGTGAAAAAAGTAGGGGAAGAGGCGCTATTAGAGATGCCTATTGGGATCATCTTATATAGTGAGGATTACAAGGTCGAATGGGCAAATCCTTATATGCATAAGTTCACAAAGAATAATACGATCGTTGGGGAGTCATTGAATAATCTCTCAGATGATCTGATTTCTCAAATTAAAGAGGATAATGATGAAACGTGGGTTGAAATCGAGGATTACAAGCTTCATACGTTAATTAAACGCGATGAGCGCTTGTTATACATTTTCGACCGGACGAACCAGACAAAAATTCATAACCTTTATCAAAATGAACAAACTGTTCTTTCTATTATTTTTCTGGATAACTATGAGGAAATTACCCAGGGAATGGATGATACTGCGAAAAGCCAAATTAACTCACAAGTAACGTCCATTCTTAATAAATGGGCCAGTGATTTTGGAATTTATCTGAAACGGACCTCACAGGAACGTTTTATGGCAGTAATGAATCAAGAAATTTTGCAATCACTTGAACGGGCTAAATTCGAGATTTTAGATGAAGTGAGGGAACTCATTACGAATCAGAATGTCCCGCTTACGTTAAGTTTCGGGGTTGGCGTAGGCCCTGTAAGCCTGCCTGAACTGGGAGAGCTGGCTCAGTCCAGTCTTGATCTAGCTTTGGGCCGCGGGGGCGATCAGGTGGCGATTAAAGATGATTCGGGGAAGGTACGTTTTTATGGCGGAAAAACAAATCCAATGGAAAAGCGCACAAGGGTTCGTGCCCGTGTCATCTCTCATGCTATGAAAGAACTCGTTCAGGAAAGCGAGAGAGTGCTTATAATGGGACACAAATCCCCAGATATGGACGCGGTTGGCGCCTCGATAGGGATTCTGAAAATCGCTCAAGCGAATGACAAAAAGGCAGCAATCGTACTTGATCCTGATGACATTGATACAGGGGTTCAGCGCATGATTGAGGAAATTCAAGATGATGAGGAATTATGGTCACATTTTATAACACCAGAGGATTCTCTTGAACTTGTAACAAACGAAACATTACTCGTTGTGGTTGATACCCACAAGCCTTCGCTCGTTATGGAAGAAAAGCTTCTACACAAGACGGAGCATGTGGTAGTCATTGATCACCACCGTCGTGCTGAGGAATTTATTTCTGATCCAACACTCGTCTATATGGAACCATACGCTTCCTCCACGGCAGAGCTTGTAACAGAACTGCTCGAATATCAACCGAAGAAGCTGAAACTGTCTATGCTCGAATCAACAGCATTATTGTCCGGGATTATTATCGACACGAAAAGTTTCACATTACGTACAGGGTCTCGTACCTTTGACGCGGCTTCCTATTTAAGGTCTAAAGGAGCGGATACCGTTCTCGTTCAGAAATTTATGAAGGAAGATTTAGACGTGTACGTGAAGCGCAGTCGTTTAATAGAAAAGGCGGATGTTTATCGCAATGGGGTTGCCATCTCAGCAGGTAAGCATGGCGAGTCTTATGGTCCGGTTATTATTGCTCAAGCTGCTGATACGTTGCTTACGATGACAGGAATTGTAGCGTCTTTTGTCATATCAGAGCGCAAAGACGGAAGAATTGGGATCAGCGCCCGCTCGTTGGGTGATATAAATGTGCAGGTAATCATGGAAAGAATGAATGGGGGCGGGCATTTAACCAATGCGGCCACCCAGCTTGAAGACACCAATATTGAAGATGCGAAAGCGTTACTACAGGATATTATCGATGAATATTTCGAAGGAGGAGACCAAGAATGA
- a CDS encoding DeoR/GlpR family DNA-binding transcription regulator gives MYQEERLIEILNYLRNERRISVEKICELFNVSRDTARRDLVKLEEQQAILRTRGGAILPSTRNKIKDYSNRLQTDSGEKLHIGRKAASLIRNGDKIILDASTTVQSCADQLKELDCTVITNSINQAEILSSKAKLTIHLLGGQLHKEHRFLYGTSVIDRLSKYHVDHAFIGVVGISEHGLTIAHEEDGMVKRKMIERAKQVTVLADHTKVGVTDFYQYAGLEDIDLLITDRTPSLDFQELLTTHQVELLVTEEEK, from the coding sequence ATGTACCAAGAGGAACGACTCATCGAAATCCTTAATTATCTAAGAAATGAGCGAAGAATATCAGTTGAAAAAATTTGCGAGCTTTTCAACGTTTCCCGCGATACTGCACGAAGAGACCTTGTAAAGCTTGAGGAACAGCAAGCTATATTGCGAACACGAGGTGGAGCCATCCTTCCCTCCACTCGTAATAAAATCAAGGACTATTCCAATCGTCTGCAGACCGATTCCGGAGAGAAGTTGCATATTGGGCGAAAAGCTGCCTCATTGATCAGAAATGGAGACAAAATTATTCTAGATGCTTCAACCACGGTTCAATCTTGCGCAGACCAATTGAAAGAACTTGATTGTACAGTCATCACAAATTCTATTAATCAGGCAGAAATTTTATCAAGCAAAGCAAAGCTAACTATTCATTTACTGGGTGGACAGCTTCATAAAGAACATCGATTCTTATACGGAACATCAGTCATTGATCGGCTGTCAAAATATCATGTCGACCATGCTTTTATCGGGGTGGTAGGGATATCAGAGCACGGATTAACGATCGCCCATGAAGAAGATGGAATGGTGAAACGGAAAATGATTGAACGAGCAAAGCAGGTGACGGTTCTTGCTGATCATACAAAAGTGGGGGTAACCGACTTTTATCAATATGCGGGCCTTGAGGATATTGATTTATTAATCACGGACCGAACACCTAGTCTTGACTTCCAGGAATTACTCACTACTCATCAAGTAGAATTACTTGTTACAGAAGAGGAGAAGTAA
- the dnaB gene encoding replicative DNA helicase, with product MSEQWNDRTPPHNIEAEQAVLGAVFLEPEAMSTAAEYLLPEDFYRASHQRIFEVMLTLSDRGEPIDLVTVTTALSNNKVLEEVGGVSYLSDIANSVPTAANISYYTKIVSEKSTLRGLIRTATNIVTSGFAEEENIEDVLNSAEKDILEVSNRTNSGAFKSIKDVLIDVYDNIEMLHNSDGNVTGIPTGYRDLDQITSGFQRNDLIIVAARPSMGKTAFALNIAQNVAVHTEENVAIFSLEMGADQLVSRMLCAEGNIDAQRLRTGRMESDDWNKLTMAMGSLSNAGIYIDDTPGVRVSEIRSKCRRLKQEHGLGMILIDYLQLIQGSANSKENRQQEVSEISRSLKGLARELNVPLIALSQLSRGVESRQDKRPMMSDLRESGSIEQDADIVGFLYRDDYYDQESENQNIIEIIISKQRNGPVGNVELAFVKEYNKFVDLDRRYSDADVPPA from the coding sequence GTGAGTGAACAATGGAATGACCGTACTCCGCCGCATAATATCGAAGCAGAACAGGCTGTTCTCGGGGCTGTCTTTTTGGAGCCAGAGGCTATGTCTACTGCTGCTGAATACTTGCTTCCCGAAGATTTTTACAGAGCAAGTCACCAGCGAATATTTGAAGTCATGCTTACTTTATCTGACCGTGGGGAACCAATTGATCTCGTAACCGTGACCACGGCATTATCAAATAATAAAGTGTTGGAAGAGGTCGGTGGGGTATCATATTTAAGCGATATCGCAAACTCAGTACCGACAGCAGCGAATATTAGCTACTATACTAAAATTGTTAGCGAAAAATCTACATTACGTGGGTTAATCCGAACAGCAACAAATATCGTTACCAGCGGCTTTGCTGAGGAAGAGAATATTGAAGATGTTTTAAATTCAGCTGAAAAAGATATTCTCGAAGTGTCTAATAGGACAAATTCAGGTGCTTTTAAAAGTATTAAAGATGTGCTGATCGATGTGTACGATAACATTGAAATGCTCCACAATAGCGATGGGAACGTAACAGGGATTCCAACTGGGTATCGGGATCTCGATCAGATTACTTCTGGATTTCAGCGAAATGACCTAATTATAGTAGCAGCTAGACCATCTATGGGTAAAACGGCGTTTGCCTTAAATATTGCACAAAACGTAGCAGTCCATACAGAAGAAAATGTTGCGATTTTCAGCCTTGAGATGGGGGCTGATCAACTTGTATCGCGTATGTTGTGTGCAGAAGGCAATATTGATGCACAGCGTCTGCGGACAGGACGTATGGAATCTGATGATTGGAACAAGCTGACGATGGCAATGGGAAGTCTATCGAATGCAGGAATTTACATCGATGACACTCCAGGTGTTCGAGTAAGTGAAATCCGTTCTAAATGCCGTCGCCTTAAGCAAGAACATGGACTTGGGATGATCTTGATTGACTATTTGCAGCTCATTCAAGGGAGCGCCAATTCCAAAGAAAACCGTCAGCAGGAAGTATCAGAGATTTCACGCTCCTTAAAAGGGTTAGCCCGTGAATTAAATGTTCCGTTGATTGCGTTATCTCAGTTATCTCGTGGTGTTGAATCAAGACAGGACAAACGTCCGATGATGTCTGATCTTCGTGAATCAGGTTCAATTGAGCAGGATGCTGATATCGTAGGTTTCCTTTATCGTGATGATTATTATGATCAGGAGTCGGAGAACCAGAATATCATTGAGATTATTATATCGAAGCAACGTAATGGCCCGGTTGGTAATGTCGAACTCGCCTTTGTAAAAGAATACAACAAATTCGTCGACCTCGATCGACGCTATAGCGATGCCGACGTCCCACCAGCTTAA